A segment of the Crassostrea angulata isolate pt1a10 chromosome 10, ASM2561291v2, whole genome shotgun sequence genome:
atttcaaaagaaggtgaaaagaaaaaacagggattttgtaaaaaaaaaaaataaaaatgcaaatgtTGCTGAATTAACTGGTatacaaatgaagaaaatttgaccaaaattgattaaaactgAAGATGATAGCAAAAATCCAGTTTTCGTATTTTTCATGCACTGAAATGGCTTGCGTGCAGGAGTGttaatgtatatatgtgtagtaaataatttttgtaattcaatttcattaaaatcataatGAGTATGAATAAATCACAATGCtctgtttaatatatatactcAATGGAACAATTATTGTCGttcaaataaatgtaaaaatccgaaaaaatggggaaaatgataagaaaaaaatattaattttaacaacTATAAATTAAGGTGGCTCCTTAGTTATATGTGTATTAGAGTAAAAAAATCTTATGTATGTATTTAATCAGACTCAAATGGAATTAATAGAGTGCCTAGAGTTTAAACATTTAACAATATATGATAACCTCTACCTTTTCAATGGTCAGTTACTGTCGGTCATTCTTAATTTCATGGTTAACCAAGAGACAGCCGCCTGGAAGCAATTTCTCTATAACGATCAAGGGAGGGTAGTTcgtgttttatatttgtaaagCCATTTGACACTGCAGTGTAGATGGCtattctttttagctcacctgagctgtcAACGGAATCATGCTTCTCTGATCTCCCGATGCCCGGCGTTCCGCTGTCTGCGTCCGTCGGTTAAACCGTCTACAAGACCTACCGGTATTACACCAGaactgaaatgaaaatattcacaAGAAAGCTTTGTCCTATAAAGTAGATTCACATTTTTTCGAATCGTAACTCTTGACCCAACAGAGGGTCAAATGTAAGATGCAAAGTTCTGCAAAGGAACAGGAAGAGAAAAGGCTTAATTTTGAAGGATTACATTTCATAAAGGaatgttttaaagaataaaaaatcctCTGAAGAACCACCGCTCCAGAAATACCAACACGTATATATCctgtatatgaaaaaatatttataaagtatAGAAACAACTATTTCTGAGAATTAATGATAGTTGAAAAATTCTGCTGTGAAATACTTGaggatttttttcattaatcttCCCAAACTACAAAAGTAGCTAAAATTTTTCTATATTAACGGCAATTGAATGGTGTATTCGCAATCTGTAATCGTGTTTGGTTTTAGGTTTGTCAAAACTGTACATGTTTGAAGCCTAACAGGATTGAGCAATTATGGGATCGCAGTACGCGTGCAAATTTCACGGGGCCAGGGTGTGGCCTCGCAAGTTTCATTTGGAAAAAGGGTTACAAAAATGCGAAGTGTTACTTAGGTGAACTACGTGATCCATAAGCctcattttatattatttcttgttcattatgggtttatttatttttattcaaatttatctCTTTTCAGATCTAAATGATTCCGTGCGAACCCAAAGCCCGGGTGGGAATTATCGGGTCTGGAAACTTCGCCCGTGCCCTCGCCAAAAGACTGACCAACGCCGGTTACCACGTGATCATTGGGACTCGTCGTCCACGCAGTTTGTCGGAAGTGGACTCCTGTCTCTGCAATGTCACTGTGACGTCACTGCAGGACTGCGTGAAACAAGTTCCCATTGTGTTTTTAGccatacattttgaaaattacaaaGATTGCCTGTCCAGCCACGAAGACCTTTTCACAGGCAAAGTGGTCGTCGATATCTCTAACAGACTGAAAGTCCCAAAGCACCGGTCCAATGCTGAATACCTCAGTTGTCTGCTGCCTAATGCCAATGTCGTCAAGGGATTCAACGTCATTTCGGCATACGCCATGGAAAATGAGTTTGCTGGAGGGAGCCATGAAGTTTTTATAGCAGGAGATGATCTTGCGGCGCGAGAAAAGGTCTGCGTTCTGGCCAGAGACATGGGTTTTGTCGCCAGCGACTGGGGCCTGCTACAGTCGGCAAGAAGAATCGAATCTTATCCACTGAAAATATTTCCTGGATGGAAATCTCCTATACTTTTCGCTGTTGCTATTTTCAATGTATGGTTACTTTACATAGTCTTCATATACTTTGTCAAAACAACCGCGTATCGGTGGGATCAGATCTTTGTGAAAGTGTTGAACAAACCCCTCTGCATGACGGCAATAACTGTGTTTGCTTGTACATATCTACCAAGCTCGTTTGCCTGCGCCTTTCAGTTGTACTATGGCACGAAACATATACAATTTCCTGCCTGGCTAAACAGATGGCTACTGGCAAGGAAACAACTTGGTCTCATCGCCTTTATACTCGTGTGTGTCCACGTTATTATGTCTCTCCTGATTTTGAGTCCCACTTATCTAAGTTCGTGGTTTCAGTCGACGACCATTATTATTCCAGGAAACCGAACGGGCGACATGAAAATACCGATCAAAACCTGGATGGTATGGAAAGGCGAGGCCGCATGCTTGCTTGGAATTTTAGCTTTTGTTTGCATGTGTATCATTGCTGTCTCAACGTTTCCTTCTGTTACTAGAACTCTAAACTGGAGAGAGTGGAGATTCGTCCAATCACAACTTGGTCACGTGACTCTTTTTCTTTCCATTTGTCACGTGGTAGTAATGGGTGCTCCCGGTTGGGCCAAAGGAGGTCCGGTAAAAACCATTCAGTCTATAACATTTCTGAGTTTGATCATCCCCTTCATTACCCTCCTCTGCaaaattattttctcttttcCTTGCGTTGATAGACGTGTGCAGAAGATTCGTCGGGGGTGGGAAGCTTCGTATTCGAAATGTCGCTCCAAGTGCTCACAAAAACACGCCACTTTCGGCAAAGTTTACTCCAATCCGTTAGATAAAGATAACAGCTCTGAGGAGGATATGATGATGAGCCATCGCGAAGAAGATTTGGCTTGTGAATGTCAAGACACTTCAATTGTGTAAGGCACAACGAAGTTTTAACAACATCCGCTAAAACATTAATCACAGGGTAATCTAGAGCTTCAATTTGTATACTATGCTGGTTCATCTTTTAGACACGAGCCGTGAATAGCAATTTTAATGCGTGAAATTCTCAAAACGTTATTTTGTTCActtattgttttgatattttgtaattttatttacactTAGTTCGTTGaatcattttgatatcattAACATGTAATTAATTCGCCAATAGACATATAAAACCAAATActcaaaagtttttaaaaaacaagtctcttaaattcaaatgttggtttcttttatatattttacaaactcATCATGTACAAAATTACTTAtagaatatacattttttaatttatcctTCATTATTTCTTCATTATGCTAATTGCTTTTAAAACTACTATATATCCATCTTTTCTTGTAGTATCTTGTTGTTATCTTACCTTCAGTTATGATGAGTTCACTGTTTTGTTATGGTTGCCTGTCGCTTGTTAAATATGACACCTGTCTATAAAGTATTATTACATTGTTTTAACTGTTGCTTGTTTAATAgaattaaataaaactatcaCCTACTTATATCTGTTAGTTGTTATGTAAATCTATTAAGAGAAAAAGGACGGAGTCGAAAAGAACTACATGCATTGTGAAACGTGCAATTCATAAATTCCGTTTCAATAGAACATGAATGTTAGGGAAAAGAACAACATTCTTTTAATTGCTCATAAAATTGACAACACGTTTTTCCTCTTTCTTCCACCAAAGAAACCGGATAAATCACGTTCCATTGTGTGCATAAGAGAAAGGCAGAAAACTGGCGTTCATAGTGTGATATTGTAGCTCATGTTCTAAAGTTCTAAAGGCTGGTTGGGCAATAAATTAGCCATTAGCTCTTCCTCAAATTTCTAGATATTATGTCTTgagctataaactattatttagaaaagaaaaagtccaTTTATTCAACCTTTTAAATTTTGGGATTTTCCTATATTCTTGAAAAGAGCTCTCcctttaaaggagatcaatacagtctaaaaatggccacgaccattgAGCCCTCTTAATTAACCTAGAAACGTAGAGACACCGCGGATATACGTTAATGATCAGCAAATCACAACCATATTTCTATCTCTTTTATCACACTTTAGGGTCCGGAAGTTTTCGACCAATGGTTCTTAACATGGATGTCAAGGCATCGCACACAGAATACTTGACTTTTAACACATCACAGTAAAATACGGACAAACATGattcaaatatttatgaaaatatgctAGAATGGCCTTACACACACTAGGACGCTAAAGAAAACATTAGGTGGACTTAAAGGGTCAGGACAAGAAAATAGATTTCATTTGGATAATGAACAATATtgtcaaacacattttgttctacaCTGTTCGATTTCACACTGTTGCAATTTTTGTTATGAAGTTAATAGATAATGCTATTGCAAATCAAATCATGACAAAACAAGATAACAAAAGTGTGCATATTTGCGTAAccaatgtgtacatttttttctaaatgtagCTGCACTCTGTGTCTGTTCGAGTTTGAGTAGAGGCAGCAGCACTCCGTGGCTTACAATAACCTACACACACTGTACTAAGTCAACCAGGATGTAAATATAGTCTCGGTGAAGAGAAAATCTTACGTAATTCATTACCCTTCTTAATTTCAACTCTTCGCAGTAGATCTAATCGAGAAAGAAACTCAACGAAGGTGCGGAAGGACAAAATCGACACCAGAgtacaagccccccccccctaaaaacaaacatataaTGTCAAAAAATGGACACAATATATActgtattattatactttcatgttaaatactgaaatctgattggtttagacgcagttggtaatccgttctattaccctcagcgttagcaaaacacttggcaacgggtaacacaacgaattgttacatgcgcgtaaattatgcgcgtacggttcgtcgtagaattcacttcatttctatataaaagcagtataattttctttaaaaagaagacattcggtataataaaataaatagtgcctgtttgggaggataacagttgaaattgacactgaTATACGAGAACACCAATATGAAAGTAATTGTGACCATATGGTTTTACTCTGACTCATTGCTTCATTTTTCTAAccgtttaatataaatgaagTACCAGCTATGTCATTATTACCACCATTTAACGTGTTTTTGCAACCATGAAAAAATAGCTGTAAACAGTTTAATGTATTTAAGGCACTTTAAAATGTGTGTTACCCACCATACGTTATATACTTTTCCCCATATAACAAAGGCTAGTGACAATTTAACACACAGAAACGACCCTTTATTTTATGAATCTCACCATGTATTATGACGTACCATACCTTAaagcagctatggcgttccatccttttcgaatattttttgtatgctGGTCAACCGGATTTTATTGCAATGTTCTTATTTAGATaagatattgcataaaatattcttCGCACGAAGTCGATTTCCCAGTTTTGAGTAATTGCCAAACACATGTTACACGTGTTTTCTTATTGTATATGGATCTGGTTGtagttttatcttaaaaaataccGGTATACCAAGTAAAGCGATCTCCCTGTTTCGTATTGCAATGTAttaattgcgtggaccctgaggtccacgcagaaaatatataagcgaggttaaaccggatgctatggggaaaattcagcctgcgcatgagctagcttggttcctgtgcgtaatgggtagctcagggaaccaggctaacACGTTTATCTGGATCGGGATCGGGATttcgtgccatatgcacacataagttcaaaggcgctgtaattgtaaagttgtcggtaaacagtacagaaacaaagtattccttttaaagaaatgattggcatgtgatatgagctatcagttttatgaaataagttaatgttatgccgaaactacaacatgcatcaaatagcatcaTTTGCAATGTTtcgttgttttccgaatacacatgtaacttaaatatacatttatagtagtcgaggctagagaacttcccgattaaatttttttcagcatttaagtttgattgaataattatgtcactataaaagtttcattctcaagaaaaatgcatcaaaatatgaaatttttaatttacacaaagctgtcactgcatagttaacaaagtaatgcgaatcgtaatgtgtgcgcaaatagtagaattcaccgaatgcctgatactatacatgcaaacttcattcatagataaatcaaaattattatatagaagtatgaatcctttaaattctgatataaaaagtcagggctatacatacatgtatacgtattacaacgtacaaatttagtggttaaaagcagagggctagagtcggtggaatctctgataatcttaagtctttcacgttttcgttggaaacacatgcaaatggtccacgtattgtagtccttttttaaaggacagcaacttgtttagatatatatgagacattgcataaaatattcttTGCACGAAGTCGATTTCCCAGTTTTGAGTAATTGCCAAACACATGTTACTGTTACATGTTATCTTATTGTTTATGGATCTTGGTTGTagtttaaagtaaaaataaaccGGTATATCCAGTTTCGTAATCTAGCAAAACGATCTTCCTGTTTCGTAATAGAAAATCGGTGAAGACAAGGTCTATTTCGCAGCTCTGTGGTACTGCAAGAcacctaatgaaattttgtaatgaaaggTGAAAAGTTTTCTTCCGTAATTACTCGTTCTTAACATCAGAAGTGTGCAGAAATGTTTTTCCTTTACCTTTTCTCCAAACGGGCAGTGACATTTACGGGAATTGTGTtcgatttgaaaaaataatcacCCATTTAGCACTGAAAATATCTTCTTAAATAACAAAGGTAAACAGTAACTATAATTAACAGGAACATTTCCAAATCTGTAATCTAGTATTTAGACCAACTTGAGTAAGACAACCAAGATAAACACCCAATATATGCCGATCTTGCAGGCGTTTGTTAGGCTTCCAAATATTTGAATGCAGGGGTACCTTACAATTCTTTTTCAAAGTGAAGTAAAAAAGGTATTAAAGTGACCAAAATACGTTTAATCGGAAATCTGTAGAAGGCATATGTAGTTTATGTGCTGGTGACAGTAACTCAATTCAAGGTCCGATAAAGAGAGTTATGTAACAAAACATATATTTGTTGAAGAAGCTCAACTTGAACTTATTTAAGGGTTTTTCAAAGCTATCCATATCTAGTTCTCTAAATTTAGGTCATCTctaacaaattttaaacccAAATGAGGCACTCCCAGAATCTAAAGACAAACTGCTTGGCTtatgttaattaaaattatagaaaattgtCTTACTGTCAACGagaattgtttttacatgttttgttgCTCAGACATTaaacaaatgtacaaaatgacCCAGTGTAGGACAACCGATATCACTAATAAGATATCATTATGTCACATTGGCTCATgatcttatttatttttaaaaaaaatgggagGGGGCATTCTTTGGCCTCGATCTAACCTTCTGAATAATAGGTATTATGTAAGCTGCTTTATACTGGCCCTGAACCAAATTCCTTACTGAAGGTTTAATTACGTCCTGGTTCAGTTCGTGCATTTCATGATAATTCGGTTACTTTGAATAATGCAAGTACTAGCTAGACTTTGACCTGTGCGTGCACGGGTGAACATtacatatgatatcggacatttacgaaatagatacatcgacacaccctgtattgttgacatttacataaccacgctttaagcctacaataatgctattagtttcactacactctgctcaTTTAATATAATCTTACTTTTTCTCGGGACAGgtcttcaccacagttaaaatgcctcccatatacccgtaatgtatacagcagaaaattgcagaatcgctccgaaactattttggagaaagttaatgaagttgcattgaaaaaaaaaaccagtcaaattattcataacaaaccattttgagggtGTAAATTTACACCTTTCATCAGAAAATTTGATTGATATtattgaagaattcaacacttttttcaccaacgtttttttacacatcatgttgacattcggaattCTCGGGATTTCACATAGTAAATGCAGTGAGttagttatctcccgtattttcgttaatgaacagaatatataccaaatttccaatgaaaatttacacgtatttgtattatcgtttctgggtttattcatgcaaatatgatattgtgaaaacataaactaataaagagcctcccgtgatttagtgTGAAtgatgcgcatgcgcaagattgtaaaatccaaacaattcagatgatttctggaatttttgaggaattttcgttgattataaattagtgaagcttgattgagaaa
Coding sequences within it:
- the LOC128167091 gene encoding metalloreductase STEAP4-like encodes the protein MIPCEPKARVGIIGSGNFARALAKRLTNAGYHVIIGTRRPRSLSEVDSCLCNVTVTSLQDCVKQVPIVFLAIHFENYKDCLSSHEDLFTGKVVVDISNRLKVPKHRSNAEYLSCLLPNANVVKGFNVISAYAMENEFAGGSHEVFIAGDDLAAREKVCVLARDMGFVASDWGLLQSARRIESYPLKIFPGWKSPILFAVAIFNVWLLYIVFIYFVKTTAYRWDQIFVKVLNKPLCMTAITVFACTYLPSSFACAFQLYYGTKHIQFPAWLNRWLLARKQLGLIAFILVCVHVIMSLLILSPTYLSSWFQSTTIIIPGNRTGDMKIPIKTWMVWKGEAACLLGILAFVCMCIIAVSTFPSVTRTLNWREWRFVQSQLGHVTLFLSICHVVVMGAPGWAKGGPVKTIQSITFLSLIIPFITLLCKIIFSFPCVDRRVQKIRRGWEASYSKCRSKCSQKHATFGKVYSNPLDKDNSSEEDMMMSHREEDLACECQDTSIV